A region from the Acomys russatus chromosome 22, mAcoRus1.1, whole genome shotgun sequence genome encodes:
- the Clrn2 gene encoding clarin-2 translates to MPGWFKKAWYGLASLLSFSSFLLIIVALAVPHWLSGKILCQTGVDLVNATDPELVKFIGDIYYGLFRGCKVRQCGLGGRQSQFTIFPHLVKELNAGLHVTVLLLLFLALALALVSMGFAILNIVQVPYRAVNGPGGICLWNVLAGGVVALAIGSFMAAVKFHDLTERIANFQERLFQFVVVEEQYEQSFWICVASASAHAANLVVVAISQIPLPEIKTKMEEATVTPEDILY, encoded by the exons ATGCCTGGATGGTTCAAAAAGGCGTGGTATGGGCTGGCGTCTCTCctcagcttttcttccttcctcctgatcATCGTCGCCTTGGCTGTACCCCATTGGTTGAGCGGGAAAATCCTGTGTCAGACTGGAGTGGATTTAGTCAATGCCACAGACCCGGAACTGGTCAAATTCATCGGGGACATTTACTACGGGCTCTTCCGAGGGTGTAAAGTTCGGCAATGCGGCCTCGGGGGTCGACAGTCCCAATTTACAA TCTTCCCACATCTAGTGAAGGAGCTCAATGCAGGCCTCCATGTCacggtgctgctgctgctcttcctggccctggccctggctctgGTCAGCATGGGCTTCGCCATTCTCAACATTGTTCAGGTCCCCTACAGGGCAGTCAATGGCCCTGGTGGCATCTGCCTTTGGAATGTCCTGGCAG GTGGAGTCGTGGCGCTAGCCATCGGCAGCTTCATGGCTGCGGTGAAATTTCACGACCTGACAGAAAGAATCGCCAACTTCCAGGAGAGGCTCTTCCAGTTTGTCGTCGTAGAAGAGCAGTACGAACAGTCATTTTGGATCTGCGTGGCGAGCGCCTCAGCCCACGCAGCAAACTTGGTTGTGGTGGCGATCAGTCAAATTCCCCTCCCAGAAATCAAGACTAAAATGGAAGAGGCCACAGTTACCCCCGAGGACATCTTATACTGA